One region of Scophthalmus maximus strain ysfricsl-2021 chromosome 13, ASM2237912v1, whole genome shotgun sequence genomic DNA includes:
- the LOC118317684 gene encoding 60S ribosomal protein L5, whose protein sequence is MGFVKVVKNKAYFKRYQVKFRRRREGKTDFFARKRLVIQDKNKYNTPKYRMIVRFSNRDIVCQIAYAKIEGDMIVCAAYSHELPKYGITVGLTNYAAAYCTGLLVARRLLNKFGLDKVYEGQVEVTGDEFNVESVDGQPGAFTCYLDAGLARTTTGNKVFGALKGAVDGGLSIPHSTKRFPGYDAESKEFNAEVHRKHIMGINVSEYMSYLMEEDEDAYKKQFSRFIKNGVTPDSIEEMYKKAHATIRENPVHEKKPPKEVKKKRWNRAKLSLAQRKDRVAQKKASFLRAQEQEEED, encoded by the exons ATG GGTTTTGTTAAAGTGGTGAAGAACAAGGCCTACTTCAAGAGGTACCAGGTCAagttcaggaggaggagag AGGGAAAGACCGACTTCTTCGCTCGCAAGCGCCTGGTCATTCAGGATAAGAACAAGTACAACACACCCAAGTACCGGATGATCGTCCGTTTCTCAAACAGGGACATCGTCTGCCAG ATCGCCTATGCCAAGATCGAGGGTGACATGATCGTGTGTGCTGCCTACTCACACGAGCTGCCAAAGTACGGGATCACCGTGGGCCTGACAAACTACGCAGCAGCCTACTGCACTGGTCTGCTGGTTGCCCGCAGA CTGCTGAACAAGTTTGGTCTGGATAAGGTGTACGAAGGCCAGGTGGAGGTGACGGGCGACGAGTTCAACGTGGAGAGCGTTGATGGTCAGCCGGGTGCTTTCACCTGCTACCTGGATGCCGGTCTTGCGAGAACCACCACAGGCAACAAGGTGTTCGGTGCTCTGAAGGGGGCCGTGGATGGAGGCCTGTCCATCCCACACAG cacCAAGCGCTTCCCTGGATATGATGCAGAGAGCAAAGAGTTCAATGCTGAAGTCCATCGCAAGCACATCATGGGCATCAACGTGTCAGAGTACATGAGCTacctgatggaggaggacgaggatgcGTACAAGAAGCAGTTCTCCCGCTTCATCAAGAATGGAGTCACCCCCGATTCG ATTGAGGAAATGTACAAAAAGGCTCATGCTACCATTCGTGAGAATCCTGTCCATGAAAAGAAGCCTCCCAAAGAAGTCAAGAAGAAGAG GTGGAACCGTGCCAAGCTGTCTCTGGCCCAGAGGAAAGACCGCGTCGCCCAGAAGAAGGCCAGCTTCCTCCGGGCtcaggaacaggaggaagaggactga
- the LOC118317682 gene encoding divergent protein kinase domain 1A-like: MARAPFPWGFVRKPLYIQARFSYLRMRYLFFSWLTVFVGSWIVYVKYSSYTELCRGHDCKNSICDKYKKGVIDGSACSSLCEKDTLYLGKCFTSKPNSQVYSGSWGDLEGVIKCQMEEAPHYDLGNEIEPRKAAVAFDKPAKGTSVEMFREMILNHLKAKVGDQSNLADLAGQVLSVADANKDGHITLPEARSTWALLQLNEFLLALVLRDREHTPKLLGFCGDLYVVEKVPHSPLYGISLPWIMEVWIPAGLRRSMDQWFTPSWPHKAKISIGLLELVEDVFHGTFGSFLMCDVSATSFGYNDRHDLKVMDARHIVPEATFQEGIRQQHCNVDEDCLYGADCLTSCDLTKHRCTPEVTRPNLAKACEALKDYVLRGAPSDVREELEKQLYACIALKGSAEQMEIEHSLILNNLKTLLWKKISHTKDS; encoded by the exons GCCAGATTCTCCTACCTACGCATGAGGTACCTGTTCTTCTCCTGGCTGACGGTGTTCGTGGGCAGCTGGATAGTGTACGTGAAGTACTCGTCCTACACGGAGCTGTGTCGTGGGCACGACTGCAAGAATTCAATA tgtgacaaatacaaaaaaggagTCATCGACGGCTcggcctgcagcagcctgtgcGAGAAAGATACGCTTTATCTGGGAAAGTGTTTCACTTCCAAGCCCAACAGCCAg GTTTACTCGGGGAGCTGGGGAGACCTGGAGGGAGTCATTAAATGCCAGATGGAGGAGGCTCCTCACTATGATTTGGGAAACGAGATAGAGCCCAGGAAGGCGGCCGTGGCCTTCGACAAGCCCGCGAAGGGCACCTCGGTGGAAATGTTCAGGGAGATGATCCTCAACCACCTAAAG gCTAAAGTGGGGGATCAGTCCAACCTCGCGGACCTGGCAGGCCAAGTGCTGTCCGTTGCAGACGCCAACAAGGACGGCCACATCACACTGCCCGAGGCCCGCTCCACGTgggctctgctgcagctcaacgAGTTCCTGTTGGCGCTGGTCCTACGAGACAGGGAGCACACGCCCAAGCTGCTGGGCTTCTGCGGAGACCTGTACGTGGTGGAGAAGGTGCCACACTCTCCACTTTATGGCATCAGCCTACCCTGGATCATGGAGGTGTGGATTCCCGCGGGTCTGCGGCGCAGCATGGACCAGTGGTTCACCCCGTCGTGGCCCCACAAGGCCAAGATCTCCATCGGCCTGCTGGAGCTGGTCGAGGACGTTTTCCACGGCACATTCGGCAGCTTCCTCATGTGCGACGTGAGCGCCACGAGCTTCGGCTACAACGACCGCCACGACCTGAAGGTGATGGACGCGCGGCACATCGTTCCTGAGGCGACCTTCCAGGAGGGCATCAGGCAACAGCACTGCAACGTGGACGAGGACTGCCTCTACGGCGCCGACTGCCTCACCTCCTGCGACCTCACCAAGCACCGCTGCACGCCCGAGGTGACCAGGCCGAACTTGGCCAAAGCCTGCGAGGCCCTCAAGGACTACGTTCTGAGGGGAGCGCCGTCCGATGTGCGCGAGGAGCTCGAGAAGCAGCTGTACGCCTGCATCGCGCTGAAAGGCTCGGCGGAGCAGATGGAAATCGAACACTCGCTGATTCTGAACAATCTCAAGACTTTGCTATGGAAGAAAATCTCTCACACAAAAGACTCCTAA